In Gadus morhua chromosome 2, gadMor3.0, whole genome shotgun sequence, a single window of DNA contains:
- the tcf20 gene encoding transcription factor 20 isoform X1, whose protein sequence is MQHFSNSPVPPSLPPGFSGRSGGGPTYPPQPADPHISPRMAEDYTAMQQASLHRGHPHPSQASHMLAYSGRARGVGDSPAPQANLHGSAGNSGGNPYRKEAMDYYFSMGGKERHRRGGVMGYGAGFGYPGVDGHIPQQYRHAASGSAQSPGMMSPYPVDYGATAGSGGEAGAFSPSHQYSLSQNPASMQLRQQGQGYQSAHHGQQHRNYPQASHRMNPQYPHYSPQGGTPSGSSGMYSPPPQRYHDGTGTAGFDPKVNSSAGVAASSNSASSASAAPNNVTHMENVQQSYHASPYPGYSPQSHTLHKQAPLQHHSSQHGRAAGYDPSVKMQQQGPSNASLYAKHHQASNPNIPHTVSQEIAKSPMHSNAQQNPINQNFSPVSNPSPAASAVQSPNCSSSPSPLMGVPEAHGNPAGHPPAQPIAPPRGGHGQGRVLQTVPQLSPTPNSNSSISSCGSSGGHKPPGVNAAMASGHSLNSRSRMGAGMGDRSREDGSAIYSSPLEKMQDAGLNSLNALTSQVANLPNTVQHMLLTDTVFSQKKGKDGGQMQQQQQAHAIPQMQQRSRNASAASSTSTVREGSGGVGGDGSEAGADEDSLVMSERGPSVAKVEREEQYSEGEHRRARQMSGASSGSEPAGFCPPSHSLNQSQAGKASHDKTMIHSEPMTKQTGFSEMKPNEARIPSASPSVCPPPAEPGQHYSTAPVSRTHTSLCDDPPPKQNCRPEPPHGDNRYGHRKMMEVKKEVIKSESGAVVKTRDKGDNQMQGKGEVNLLQDGRDKENRFNSGSSGHSNERDGPQKMSEEQQNASSVGVIVSSRPEGGHPDKTKGLQDPSAEEKGPRHYVRDPSSRNGEEGVDLTVYSAHHQLHQKPNFGRSQNHPQLAPHKYSYPEPQYGPEASLKSRGRSGPGGAMEAVSRYPGQQQPQSAYGPAHSKDLVEASLKRTEGAGPRVHEDNAQLQQFPSLLQEVLQGYNLDRRYGRAEQAFPPHLQLQQQFQTRHGFSMTGMTEAALHSTQMANSGKPQQLNHKQGPASTDAHSKIPPNGERAKGGMSQGHFPQAIESVPPPTKHINLADYSLPQKKTLSTMTHPSSAVQELLLQETEPLTGSSHQTETQKSSATLLTLSSERRSVICDVSPNRRSTPEREERERDKGPGGSSVIQEPFPSVSGANDLSKKDPGVKPVVKMEMALKDRCPSAANMQPDRHASGSAKEGGSKHVHPVDSYRRGHVDMSPMPPHPGATPNPLSPPSRHQAYGHGFDLTSGHASGFPGYRYGDTREGGMMQRGNPHFPSHHPYHNLSPQAQLSNPQSTTKHQMYPHPCGPTHPPQDISEWVAAMNRPSKEMMMMQSGTSPGRHKLPSQSEQRVRMVPQTDGMSNEPLTKTTLPHQSPYYDIKMWEASHGGREGAVLMEGDPYYRTAPPTAVPPPSVSVVPHGVLPLASSSNLVEPDVTRGATEEPKPARSLSASSSIKPFTEGHSAQLQGPRPAKVGGSGDTNPLMLRRRVRSFISPIPAKRQLQEARAALNSHHSPGAQSESSHNNEDDSSSSDIVCPRLSSPISGENAYSQSMSPSGGKSKPLTPRKGRGLKLEAIVQKITPNVQKPMGLDGESNHYPGYSHPELASFSDSQSQDISHYPRVVGGDDGYLDEGHSLSDLTFRGVDDAGPLPPIAYPCEPHQTSQGLKQTDFDFGLGAAVVSASGDKEDFTLLGPLPPPPPLPRPVQGSPPPSSSALSDIQHFTNTYQQLETRRGEQSAANLLRQKLQESGIGFEDYPGRDYYATTPPHHSQTPGLLLSRPQHHMSSGRSSLSPQDCKMSDSSVPKGYFPSGKKKGRPVGSVNKQKRAQGQSQNTSPGHNSMQGGPLTPSATSLAALPSLPPPPGQTCSSMSASPPPPLVERPTTPPLAPPVLTQVVKVDVESEDIHPEVEVKLLRRRRRGVKEEGGVAEVRGRQRRRRRVGAGAAPMPQEDRETSPCTAGPPDPSRKGPSFPHIHVEKKVPEVGAVCTIVNANDEEKLKGERSSVGGKTGLESLLASAFSTQLSRREREAEQRESDEAESSLPAVKALPSSGYVVSGPVITETNHSGRLLCCLCQKWANYKHLGDLYGPYYPAEYATRLPKNQPQVRQGQATAAANRTGPSSDNNSNVSNSLQDSAPQDCQIPRPPESDYAISLLRHATSPHLAVSGFSPAGADEMMMMYLSGKLSSSCSSGASKTPSLSWDMHLDTRPIPELKREPDLEVELLPNPQPPPPEEAQQRPQHRKLTSHPRFKRRHKSTEDSPRMVPSNSKASLPFQPPPPALDSLGPLAQLAQLPQMPMDPEELWFHEGCMAWTSGVYLVNGRLYGLQEALDGARETNCSYCEAVGSTLGCYTKGCTLRYHYLCAMEADCTLNEDNFSLRCPKHKVKIESSYRVVGQPSRSSWNSQREVDTNEEEETPGSGDWKDGEQEDEDEDDDEDEEQQQDEENF, encoded by the exons ATGCAACACTTTTCAAACAGCCCAGTACCTCCTTCTCTGCCTCCTGGCTTCAGCGGGAGGAGCGGTGGAGGCCCTACTTACCCTCCTCAACCAGCAGATCCCCACATCTCCCCCCGCATGGCGGAGGATTACACGGCCATGCAGCAGGCAAGCCTCCATCGAGGACACCCCCACCCAAGCCAAGCCTCCCACATGCTGGCATACAGCGGCCGTGCCAGGGGGGTCGGAGACTCTCCTGCCCCCCAGGCTAACCTCCACGGCAGCGCAGGCAACAGCGGCGGCAATCCCTACCGCAAGGAAGCCATGGATTACTATTTCTCAATGGGTGGCAAGGAACGACATAGGAGGGGCGGGGTTATGGGCTACGGGGCGGGGTTTGGCTACCCTGGCGTTGATGGACATATACCTCAGCAGTACCGCCACGCCGCATCAGGCTCGGCACAGTCACCTGGCATGATGTCGCCGTACCCGGTGGACTATGGTGCCACGGCTGGCTCTGGGGGCGAGGCAGGAGCATTCTCTCCCTCGCATCAGTACAGTTTGAGCCAGAACCCTGCCTCCATGCAGCTCCGCCAGCAAGGACAGGGATACCAGTCTGCACACCATGGGCAGCAGCATAGGAACTATCCCCAAGCCTCGCACCGAATGAACCCACAGTATCCGCACTACTCCCCGCAGGGAGGCACTCCTTCGGGCTCATCGGGAATGTATAGCCCCCCTCCTCAACGCTACCATGACGGAACTGGTACCGCTGGGTTCGATCCCAAAGTCAACAGCTCCGCAGGTGTTGCCGCCAGCTCCAACTCAGCCAGTTCAGCGTCTGCAGCCCCTAACAACGTTACACACATGGAGAACGTGCAGCAGAGTTACCATGCCTCCCCCTACCCCGGCTACTCCCCACAGAGTCACACCCTCCACAAGCAAGCCCCTCTGCAACACCACAGTTCCCAGCATGGCCGCGCTGCTGGCTATGACCCTTCGGTCAAGATGCAGCAACAGGGCCCGTCCAATGCCTCGCTGTACGCTAAACATCACCAGGCCTCCAACCCCAATATACCTCACACAGTGTCGCAAGAAATCGCCAAATCCCCAATGCACTCCAATGCTCAGCAGAATCCAATCAACCAAAACTTCAGCCCTGTGTCCAATCCGTCTCCAGCAGCCTCTGCAGTGCAGTCCCCCAACTGTAGCTCATCCCCTTCCCCTCTGATGGGTGTCCCGGAGGCCCATGGTAACCCTGCAGGACATCCTCCAGCCCAACCTATTGCACCCCCCCGTGGAGGCCATGGCCAGGGAAGGGTATTGCAGACCGTGCCTCAGCTCAGCCCAACGCCCAACTCcaacagcagcatcagcagctgcGGTAGCAGTGGCGGCCACAAGCCTCCGGGCGTGAATGCAGCGATGGCGAGTGGGCACTCGTTGAATAGTCGCAGCCGAATGGGCGCAGGCATGGGAGATAGATCGCGTGAAGATGGCTCCGCGATATACTCATCTCCGCTCGAGAAAATGCAAGACGCTGGCCTTAACAGTCTGAATGCCTTGACTTCCCAAGTAGCCAACTTACCGAACACCGTGCAACACATGCTGCTCACCGACACTGTGTTTTCCCAAAAGAAGGGCAAAGATGGCGGAcagatgcagcagcagcagcaggcgcatGCCATTCCCCAGATGCAACAACGGAGTCGTAATGCGAGTGCGGCGTCAAGCACCAGCACGGTCAGAGAAGGTAGTGGCGGGGTTGGGGGTGATGGTTCTGAGGCCGGAGCTGACGAAGACTCCCTGGTAATGTCAGAGCGGGGGCCATCGGTCGCCAAGGTTGAGCGAGAGGAGCAGTACTCTGAAGGAGAACACAGACGAGCCAGGCAGATGAGTGGCGCAAGCAGTGGTTCTGAACCTGCAGGCTTCTGCCCGCCTTCTCACAGTCTTAACCAATCGCAGGCAGGCAAGGCGTCCCATGATAAAACAATGATACACTCCGAGCCAATGACGAAACAAACAGGGTTCTCTGAGATGAAACCAAACGAAGCCCGCATTCCCTCTGCGTCTCCGTCTGTATGCCCCCCACCAGCTGAGCCCGGACAACACTATTCCACTGCTCCAGTTTCTCGAACCCACACTTCTCTTTGCGATGATCCTCCTCCCAAACAAAACTGTCGACCAGAGCCACCACATGGAGATAACCGATATGGCCACAGGAAGATGATGGAAGTTAAAAAGGAAGTCATTAAGAGTGAGAGTGGAGCTGTGGTTAAAACGAGAGACAAAGGTGACAATCAAATGCAAGGCAAAGGTGAAGTCAACCTCCTGCAGGATGGTCGCGACAAGGAAAACAGATTTAATAGCGGCTCCAGTGGACACAGTAATGAGCGTGATGGACCACAGAAGATGTCTGAGGAGCAACAAAATGCCAGCAGTGTGGGCGTCATTGTTTCGTCTCGGCCTGAAGGAGGTCACCCAGACAAGACCAAGGGTCTTCAGGACCCTAGCGCCGAAGAGAAAGGTCCCCGGCACTACGTTAGAGACCCTAGCAGTCGCAATGGGGAGGAAGGTGTTGATTTAACTGTTTACTCTGctcaccaccaactccaccagaAGCCAAATTTTGGACGTTCTCAAAATCACCCACAATTGGCCCCGCACAAATATAGCTACCCTGAGCCACAATACGGCCCTGAAGCTTCATTGAAAAGCAGGGGTAGGAGCGGGCCAGGGGGAGCCATGGAGGCTGTCTCCAGATACCcagggcagcagcagccccagtcTGCGTACGGCCCTGCTCATTCTAAAGACCTAGTAGAGGCATCGTTAAAGAGGACTGAAGGTGCAGGGCCAAGAGTCCATGAGGATAACGCTCAGTTGCAGCAGTTTCCAAGCCTTTTGCAAGAGGTCCTTCAAGGATATAATTTAGACAGACGTTATGGGCGTGCCGAACAAGCATTTCCTCCACATCTCCagttgcagcagcagtttcaaacCAGACATGGCTTTAGCATGACCGGAATGACCGAGGCCGCACTACATTCCACCCAAATGGCAAATTCTGGAAAGCCCCAACAGTTGAACCACAAGCAAGGGCCAGCTTCTACAGATGCCCATTCCAAGATTCCGCCAAATGGTGAAAGAGCTAAAGGGGGTATGTCCCAGGGTCATTTCCCTCAGGCTATCGAGTCTGTGCCTCCTCCAACCAAACACATCAACCTGGCAGACTATTCATTGCCACAGAAGAAGACCTTATCTACCATGACCCACCCCTCATCTGCAGTACAAGAGCTCCTTCTGCAAGAAACAGAGCCACTAACGGGTAGCTCTCACCAAACTGAGACCCAAAAGTCTTCCGCTACTCTGTTAACGCTGTCCTCCGAACGCCGCTCGGTGATCTGTGATGTTTCGCCAAACCGTCGCAGCACTCCTGAacgggaagagagggagagggacaaggGTCCGGGTGGATCCTCTGTGATTCAAGAGCCGTTTCCCTCAGTGTCAGGGGCCAATGACTTGAGCAAAAAGGATCCAGGGGTAAAACCTGTGGTAAAGATGGAAATGGCATTGAAGGACAGGTGCCCCAGTGCTGCTAATATGCAGCCGGATCGCCATGCCAGTGGATCGGCTAAAGAGGGCGGTTCCAAGCATGTTCATCCTGTTGATTCCTACAGACGAGGTCATGTGGACATGAGCCCCATGCCTCCACATCCTGGCGCCACCCCAAACCCGTTATCTCCGCCCTCCAGGCACCAGGCCTATGGCCATGGGTTTGACCTGACCAGTGGCCACGCCAGCGGGTTTCCTGGATATCGCTATGGTGATACGAGGGAAGGCGGCATGATGCAACGAGGAAACCCCCACTTCCCATCCCATCATCCTTACCATAACCTATCCCCCCAGGCCCAACTCTCAAACCCACAGTCCACCACCAAGCATCAGATGTACCCTCACCCCTGTGGCCCTACCCACCCACCCCAGGACATCAGCGAATGGGTAGCAGCGATGAACAGGCCGTCcaaggagatgatgatgatgcagtCCGGAACCTCCCCAGGAAGGCATAAACTTCCTAGCCAATCGGAACAAAGAGTGCGGATGGTCCCTCAGACGGACGGAATGAGCAATGAACCTCTAACCAAAACAACTCTCCCACACCAGAGCCCTTACTACGACATCAAGATGTGGGAGGCATCACACGGGGGCAGAGAAGGTGCGGTATTAATGGAGGGTGACCCCTACTACAGAACAGCTCCCCCTACTGcagttcctcctccctctgtttctGTGGTACCCCATGGGGTCCTTCCTCTGGCATCTAGTTCAAACCTTGTGGAACCTGATGTCACTAGAGGAGCCACAGAGGAACCGAAACCAGCTCGTTCTTTGTCAGCATCCAGCTCCATCAAACCCTTCACCGAGGGCCACTCCGCTCAACTACAGGGGCCGCGACCAGCTAAAGTCGGTGGATCCGGGGATACGAACCCGTTGATGTTGAGGCGGAGAGTGCGGTCCTTCATCTCTCCCATCCCCGCCAAAAGACAGCTGCAGGAGGCCAGGGCAGCCCTCAACTCCCACCATTCCCCTGGGGCCCAGTCTGAGTCAAGCCACAACAACGAAGATGACTCGTCAAGTTCAGACATAGTTTGTCCCCGCCTGTCGTCCCCTATTTCTGGTGAGAATGCCTACTCTCAGTCAATGTCTCCCTCCGGTGGAAAGAGTAAGCCTCTGACTCCCAGGAAAGGGCGTGGTCTGAAACTGGAGGCCATTGTGCAGAAGATAACTCCAAATGTTCAGAAGCCAATGGGACTGGACGGCGAGTCTAACCATTACCCAGGCTATTCTCATCCAGAGCTGGCTTCGTTCAGTGACTCACAGAGCCAAGACATTTCCCATTACCCAAGAGTTGTAGGTGGTGACGACGGTTACCTTGATGAAGGTCACTCTCTAAGTGACCTGACCTTCAGAGGAGTGGACGACGCAGGGCCACTGCCCCCCATCGCTTACCCCTGTGAGCCTCACCAGACCTCCCAGGGTCTCAAACAAACAGACTTTGACTTCGGTTTAGGGGCTGCGGTGGTTTCGGCCTCCGGTGACAAGGAGGACTTCACCCTGTTGGGtcctctaccccctcctccgcctctcccTCGTCCGGTCCAgggctcccctcctccttcctcatcGGCACTGTCAGACATCCAACATTTCACCAACACCTACCAGCAGCTGGAGACCCGCCGGGGAGAACAGTCTGCGGCCAACCTCCTCAGACAGAAGCTTCAAGAAAGCGGGATTGGATTTGAAGACTATCCTGGCAGGGACTACTATGCAACCACCCCACCACACCACAGCCAGACCCCGGGACTCCTGCTGAGCCGACCACAACACCACATGTCCTCCGGGAGGTCCAGCCTGTCACCACAGGACTGCAAGATGTCAGACAGTTCTGTGCCGAAAGGCTATTTCCCATCAGGCAAAAAGAAGGGCAGACCTGTGGGAAGCGTCAACAAGCAGAAGCGTGCCCAGGGCCAGAGCCAGAACACATCCCCGGGTCACAATAGCATGCAAGGGGGTCCCCTCACGCCCTCGGCTACCTCTCTAgctgccctcccctccctcccccccccaccgggacagacctgcagcagcatgtccgcctcccctcccccccctctggtaGAACGGCCAACCACCCCGCCCCTGGCACCGCCCGTGCTGACCCAGGTGGTGAAGGTGGATGTAGAGAGTGAGGACATCCAtccggaggtggaggtgaagctcCTCAGACGAAGACGAAGAGGGGTGAAGGAAGAGGGTGGTGTGGCGGAGGTCAGGGGTCgccagaggaggaggcggagagtgGGAGCGGGAGCAGCCCCCATGCCTCAAGAAGACCGCGAGACCTCGCCGTGCACTGCGGGCCCGCCGGACCCCAGCAGGAAGGGTCCGTCGTTTCCCCACATCCATGTCGAGAAGAAGGTGCCTGAGGTGGGGGCGGTATGCACCATCGTCAACGCCAATGATGAAGAGAAGTTGAAGGGGGAGCGTAGTTCTGTTGGAGGAAAGACTGGTTTGGAATCTCTGCTGGCCTCTGCGTTTTCCACCCAGCTCTcccggagggagagggaggcggagCAGCGGGAGTCCGATGAGGCGGAGAGCAGCCTCCCGGCGGTGAAGGCTCTCCCGTCCTCCGGCTATGTGGTCTCTGGACCTGTGATCACAGAGACCAACCACTCTGGCCGCCTGCTCTGCTGCCTCTGTCAGAAATGGGCAAATTACAAACACCTGGGAGATCTGTACGGGCCGTACTACCCTGCTGAGTATGCCACCAGGCTGCCCAAGAATCAACCGCAGGTCCGGCAGGGCCAAGCCACCGCCGCAGCCAACCGCACGGGGCCGAGCTCCGACAACAACTCAAACGTATCGAACAGTCTCCAAGACTCGGCACCACAAGACTGTCAGATCCCTAGACCTCCTGAAAGCGACTACGCCATCAGCCTGCTGCGACACGCCACCTCCCCCCACCTTGCGGTGAGCGGGTTCTCCCCCGCCGGCgcagatgagatgatgatgatgtatctgtctgggaagctgagcagcagctgcagctcgGGCGCCAGCAAGACCCCGTCGCTGTCCTGGGACATGCACCTGGACACTCGCCCCATCCCAGAGCTGAAGAGGGAGCCGGATCTTGAGGTTGAGCTGCTGCCCAATCCCCAGCCGCCGCCCCCGGAGGAAGCTCAGCAGCGACCCCAACACAGGAAGCTCACCTCCCACCCGCGCTTCAAGCGAAGGCACAAGTCCACCGAGGACTCCCCCAGGATGGTGCCGTCCAACAGCAAGGCTTCGCTGCCAttccagcccccgccccccgccctggACTCCCTGGGACCCCTGGCTCAACTGGCTCAGCTGCCCCAGATGCCCATGGACCCCGAGGAGCTGTGGTTCCACGAGGGCTGCATGGCCTGGACCAGCGGGGTCTACCTGGTCAACGGCAGACTGTATGGCCTGCAGGAGGCACTAGATGGTGCCAGAGAGACG AACTGCTCCTACTGCGAGGCGGTGGGCTCCACCCTGGGCTGCTACACCAAGGGCTGCACCCTGCGCTACCACTACCTGTGTGCCATGGAAGCAG attGCACGTTGAATGAAGATAACTTCTCCCTTCGTTGTCCGAAGCACAAGGTAAAGATTGAGAG TTCATACAGAGTGGTCGGCCAGCCAAGCCGATCTTCCTGGAACAGTCAGAGAGAGGTTGACACCAACGAAGAAGAAGAGACGCCGGGGTCTGGAGACT GGAAGGATGGAGagcaggaggacgaggacgaggatgacgacgaggatgaggagcagcagcaggacgaGGAGAACTTCTGA